atgTTAATAGTAgtactattattatttaaatgttaatattattatttttatcattatttcgtttttaattatttattattttcaaataaatataagactattataattttattagtaaaaattgatatttaaattaaaaataaattaaaacaaaatcaaaataagaataaaaactaaatttaaatcGCTTAACACACTGTATTAAAATCGTACcaaaatttaattatgaatgtaatttctaaaaaataaaaaattgaatatttaattttgattctaattttaatacggtaccaaaatttaattataaatgtagtttctacaaaataaaaattaaatatttaattttgattctgATTAAATATTGTCTACTCAAAGCAGACTAACCAGTTAGATCAAACTATTTATATGAATCAGACTAATCGATCAGATCAAATCGATCAATTGAATCATaccaataaatcaaattaagtcgatattttaaattaaatcaatcgaTCAGACCAGACTGTCCCCTATAAACAGGCTAATTGATATCATAtcatgttattattttatttcaatatttttatcattttaaatttttattcatatttatttacGAAAATACTTGAAGTTAGAAATATAACTTTGAATTGTTTGAAAAATGATCCTTAATTCCTTAAAAGACAATTATATTGATTTACAGAGAAATGAGAAAAAGTGATATTgtgatatttcaattttaattaaatttaattacatgTTGAATATgagatgattttaattttaatttaattaaatcatatatcataatatatatcatttttaattcaatttaattatatattataaataaaataaattaatcttaatttaattgatttacaCGTAATGAATAAAAGATAATTTTGATCTTAATTTAATTGACTCATTTAGGACCTAATATACATTGCTACAAAATAAGTCTAAAACAAAGACAGTAAATTATTACCTTACACACTTTAACGGTAATCATATATCAATAACAACGATTTGAAATCTACTATCAATAACAACGATTTGAAATCTACTGTATTTGTATTTATCTCCGTCTGTTAATTCAATTGATTCATTTCATAGTTGATATGAAATGAATCAATTTTAATTCGatagaattattttataattgatatagtataaattgatattaatttatattctcACACATAAGGAGCATAagattattttgaatttaattaaatttaattatacgtAATGgatatacttttttattttaattcaatttaattaaatataatatatataaaatgaattaattttaattttaattcaattgattcGCTCTATAATTGAAATAAAGTAAATTAATCTTATCAATAGACTCATTTTATAATTTGTTGTACAATGAATCGATCTTAATTCATATTATTCATATAAAGTAAATTACTCAATGGAtgaacaatttaaaaaaatgtattaaagttgaaattttaaaaattaaaagtaaaattttttagattgaaaaaaaataaaaaataggagcaataaaataaaatgaataacaaaaattaaatgaactaaacaacatttaaaatgcggataaaaatttatttgataaaaaaaattaaaaaaattaaattttatgaaatacaaatattttaattgagtaattttaaaataaatactaactaataaaatttttaaatatataaaaatttaataataatttttgcttatatataaaattacctAAATATCCCTAtacaatttaaaactttttaggAGGAACATGGCTCACACTTGACTCCGTCCCTGCTTGCTAATTAGATTAATGCTTTACTTGTTACATTCCTAGAGCTGCAAATTATTCAGCAGATtagatttatattatattatatatttatttattataaaatattaaaagaaataaaatcaaccaatataaaaattttaaaaataaataaaaaaataaaaaattttaaatcaagtcGAATATAGTTTAGAACCAGTATGCATAAAATGAAGAGGATTTTAATTAATACAGAAAAGAACATGTTGATTCTGTATGATGGCAATTTGTTTTGGGCTTTGGAAAATTTTTTTCACACTGATGGGTTAAAAAAAAGTTTaccatagaaattaaattaaggaaatttaagtttaaaatttatttaatcgtgaataatttaattaaaaaatttataattttttaaaaatataaaaattatttttatttgattgatattttttttaatttttaaaaagttaaaattttttattttcatagagaatgaaaaataacttatttcaatccaattaaattatactatgaaaaataactttttaaaaaattaacgcATTTAAATCAACACAAACTTTTAATattgtataattaaaaatttaactttgAATATATGATGCGCGTCCTACTcattaagaataataaaaaaaaagatatgaaccctaattaatttcaattttgcataaaatttctatcaattttgcaatttttcctaattttatcaataatctatttataatataaataaaaatgaaaaaaaagggAATAATTGAATTGACAAAGTTATccttaatcttttatattatttataattatagattttattatttaattagatttatgttagagtttatatgatttttaaaatttaaattctatacATAAATATGATAATATTTACGTGAGACTGGAtagttttagaaattaaaaatgattttgTAAACAAGTTTTTTGAAAAAACAATGAAAgctatttactttaaaaatatccatttccaaaaatattaattaaaaaaataaatattgactttttttttttaaattttcatgacTCCGTTATATAaactaatgaataaaataatatataatttaatttttatataaattctatAACATTTaactttaatgaaaaaaaatagatatttcttattgtttaaaaatattttaatttaatttattcaattaatttacagttttaacttaatttatattctattagcgaatataatattaaaattttaatacattGAACGTTTTATTAAGActggtaaatattttttatactataaattatagtttttgtctttaaaaaaattataaacttaaatataaaattaataataatattatataaatattttaaatgatataaaatataaaaatattaattaaaatgtgaaaaatgaAACTAAATAGCTAAACCCTTACATCCTTTTATCTTAAACAATCACGCCAGTCTCCGTTCCTCTCCTTCCCTCCCAACTCTCCTTCCCCCCTTTTGTTACAGCCCGCACCTTTCTCCCGCTAATCATTTCTCTGTTCTTTGCGCTATCAACGTGGTCCTGGCTGCTTCCTCTCTCTCCTCCTCCGCTCCCTCTGGTCCACCTCGCTGCGTCCACTGGTCCATTCCTTCTGCCGTCTGGTGCTGCTTCTCGTTTGCTACGTCCTCAGTCACGACAGGTTTGAATGAGTTTTGGAATTGTAGTTTCAGATGTGAGCTTTATGAGATTTGTGAAATTTATTGCTGTGGGTTTCTAAAATTTGTAGAAAGTGAATGTGCTTGGGTTGTATTTgtgaaagttatttttaaatttgttgaAAGTAAAGACTATTTGTGAACGAAGTGAGAGTTCCTTTTCTGAGATTATTGAAATGGATTTGCACAGTGAAATATAATTTGTAAACGGGTTCGGTATGGATTTGTAAACGGATTCGGATTCGGGTTCGGGTACTTGTACCATCAGCATATACAATATTATACAAAACCAAATTACCAAAATACCATTTAATCTCCCTCTCTCGATAGTGTATAAAATTTCGATTGGGAGGAGCGAATACATGTCCGGTCTCAGTTGCTCATCCAGAAACCCTAGTTCGTATCTCTTCTGGTGCGTTCTCTCTAATTCGTTGTTTTGTTCAACTAATATGTATTTTTCCCGATATTTCGTTATTCGATTACTTGatgatttttttcttctttttggttaTCTGACTGATTGGAGTTCTTCGTGCTTACGACTTCATGGATTTGATTGATGACATAATAGATCTAGCTAATGAATCAATACAATCGATCTATGGATGACAAATAAGGAGGATAAATTGTTTATTTTTGAGATTTATCGGAAGGCAGAGGCTTTGAGATTTTGTTTTTCGTTTCGGATTCAATCTCCTCTTTGTTGGTTGATGTCATGTTAATCTAAGTTGTGCAGCATATTGGGGTTTCCGTTTAGGCCTGCATGAAGTAAGTTTTACTTTTGGAATCGGTTATTTTGCCTTgaactaaaatttttttctatgtAAATTGTTATTTGCAGGGTTTATCTTAGGTCAGAACAGTTCACTGGTAGGAATCTGAAGAACTTCTGGTTCTCTTGGCACTGGGATCCTTTCCCTATCCTTGCTTAAATTCTGGTGGAGAATAAAATGCCTGGCACAGCAATCTTACCTCTTCCTGCACCTCCTCCTGGCGGAGACAGCTCTCCTCCCCCTTCTCAATTGTCAGAACAGCATTCTTCTAAGGAAGATAAAACAACAAATGAGAACCAGAACAAAGCCCCAGTTGCAACACACACTAGAACTATTGGAATCATTCATCCTCCGCCAGATATTAGGAATATTGTAGACAAAACTGCACAATTTGTTGCTAAAAATGGGCCTGAGTTTGAAAAAAGGATCATTGCCAATAATGCTAACAATGCCAAGTTCAATTTTTTGAATCCCTCAGATCCATACCATGCATACTATCAACATCATTTGTCTGAATTTCGTGCGCAGAATCAATCTTCTGCTCAGCAGCCTCCATCACAACCTGCAGATTCTGATGCCACTGAGTCTACCCAATCTGCTCCTGCTTCTGATGGCACTGACGCTGCTCCAAAGCCTGACCCCACAGCCCAGTTTAGACCACCTCCTCGGAAAGTTCTTGATCCTCCTGAAGCTGAGCAATATACCATTCGGCTTCCTGAGGGGATTACAGGAGAGGAACTTGATATTATTAAGCTCACTGCCCAGTTTGTGGCTCGAAATGGCCAAGCTTTCTTGACTGGTCTGACAAATAGGGAGATGAACAATCCCCAGTTCCATTTTTTGAAGCCAACTCATAGCATGTTCACATTTTTTACTGGACTGGCTGATGCATACTCAAAAGTGTTGATGCCTCCTAAGGGGTTGACTGAGAAGCTGACAAAAAGTGTTGCTGATATGACCACTGTGCTTGAACGGTGTTTGCATCGCTTGGAGTGGGAACACTCGCAGGAGCAGGCGAGGCAGAAAGCCGAGGATGAGATTGAGCAAGAGAGGATTCAAATGGCAATGATCGATTGGCATGATTTTGTTGTGGTTGAGACAATAGACTTTGCAGATGATGAGGATGAGGACTTGCCCCCTCCTATGACCCTTGAGGAGGTTATAAGGAGGAGCAAGGTATCTTCTATGGTTGAAGATGAAGTCATTGAGCCTGGAAAGGAGGTGGAAATGGAAATGGATGAAGAAGAGGTGCAACTTGTTGAGGAGGGAATGAGGGCTGCCAGTCTTGAAGAGAATGACAGTGAGAAGAAATTTGCCAAGGCAAATGAGGAACCAGAAGAACCTATGAGAATTGTGAAGAACTGGAAGAGGCCTGAGGAAAGGATCCCTGCTGAAAGGGACCCAACAAAAGTTGTGGTTTCCCCTATCACTGGTGAGCTAATACCCATTAATGAGATGTCTGAGCATATGAGGATTTCTCTAATTGATCCCAAGTACAAGGAGCAAAAGGAAAGGATGTTTGCAAAAATCCGGGAAACAACTCTTGCTCAGGATGATGAAATCTCTAGAAACATTGTCGGACTTGCACGGACTCGACCTGATATCTTTGGCACGACTGAAGAAGAAGTTTCTAATGCAGTTAAGGCAGAGattgagaagaagaaagatgagCAACCAAAGCAGGTCATATGGGATGGTCATAGTGGAAGCATTGGCCGTACTGCAAATCAAGCTATGTCTCAAAATATTATTGGAGAGGATCAAAGTGAAGCTGGTAATGATGATGCCAGGGGCCTGCCTGGTCCTGCAGCTCCTCCTCCTCGACCTGGTGTCCCCTCAGTTCGTCccctacctccaccaccagggcTAGCATTGAATCTTCCTCGGATGCCTCCAAATACCATTCAATACTCGGCCCCAACTAGTGGTGCATTTCCTGTGCCTCCACCAAGGCCACCAGGTATGCCAATGGTTCCATCAATTCGTCCAATGCAGGCTCCAATGCCAGTGGCACCTGGACAGCAGCCCATTATGATGAATCGACAGCTTACAATGCCTCCATCTATATCTGGAAATCCACCAAGTATGCCAGTTCCTCCTCCACCTGGATCCCAGTTTACGCCAATTCCTCGACCTTTTGCTCCTCTTCCTGTCCCTCCAACAGCAATTGGTATGATGCCACCACCACCACCCTTGCCTCAAGGAATGCCTCCACCACCTCCACCTGACGATGCTCCTCCACCACTTCCAGACGAACCAGAGCCTAAGAGACAGAAGCTTGATTCTATGCTTATTCCAGAAGATCAATTCCTGGCACAACATCCggtatggaaagttccaaaaatTATGCCTCTTATTTGCAATTTAATTTCTTTGGTAAAATTGCACCCCGTTTTTTATCTTACTGGACGAAATTTATGCTTTCTCTCAACAGGGACCTGTACGCATCACTATTTCTGTTCCGAATGTGGATGAAGGAAATCTCAAAGGGCAAGTTCTGGAGATTACAATGCAGTCCTTGTCTGAAACAGTTGGCAGCCTGAAAGAGAAAATTGCTGGAGAGATCCAACTTCCTGCAAACAAGCAGAAATTGAGTGGAAAAGCTGGTTTCCTAAAGGATAATATGTCACTTGCCTACTACAACATTGGAGCTGGAGAGGCACTGTCTCTTTCTTTGAGAGAGCGTGGTGgtagaaagagatgaagaggcTCCTTGACATGGACATTTAAGGTGGTTCTTTCTCCTCTTCCGCGCCCCCCCTCCCCCCCCTCTTTTCCCTTCTGCAATTTCCCCCTGCATACTGATTCGAAAACTTTGTTATTCTACTCTGTTTTAGGTTATGCTGGAGATTGTACTGGGCATGTATTTTTCATAACAATATGATGCCATTGTTAGTCCTGAATTGTTATATCTGGACTGATGCTTTGATTGGTACCTAGTACAGATTTCCTGTCTTGGCAAGCTTCTCTTTAAGGGCAATGGGGAAGTAGAGAAAGTAGAGAGGTTCCGTTTGCTTAAGCAGTGGAAGCCGTCACCTCATAGCACTAACTATTACTTTCTGTTGAATTTTCAGTTAGTTATCTGGAAAGTATTTGCTTCATGGTCATGCTATTTGTTgtgatttttcattttctttgtcTTGAGCCTTGCATATGATTTACACACATTTCTGCTcctttttttgttgttgttgttgctcCAAGTTCCTCTTTTTCAATCTAATGATTTGAGATGCTTTGCTAATTCTTTAGTCCTGGACAATAGAAGCTTGGGCTTATGCAGATTGATTTTGATAACCATCCTACTTCAATTATGGTATCTTGTGCTGACATATTTCAATTGATTTTGCTGCAATGGTTGTGGTTGACCATTCAGTAGCAAGCATTGGGGTTGGCCTTTTCTGTTGCTGTTCTTGTAGAGAAAAGTTACTTGTCTTGATGATGCTGCAACCTGCTAGATGCGTGAATCTTAGAATGGCTTAGGCATGTTGTTCTTGCAAAATACCTGGTTTGCAAATTAAGCGTGGGTATGTTTGCTCATTGTATTTGCAGCATTGAGCAGGGTTAATTGGTGTTTTGCAAGATCTGTAGCCGGATGGAGTGATCATAGATTTATCTTTTCCTTAGTTGGCATTGTATTAGTCGCCAATTTGTTTTTCCAACATAGAAGATTAGTATGAAAGCAAA
This sequence is a window from Manihot esculenta cultivar AM560-2 chromosome 4, M.esculenta_v8, whole genome shotgun sequence. Protein-coding genes within it:
- the LOC110613920 gene encoding probable splicing factor 3A subunit 1; the encoded protein is MPGTAILPLPAPPPGGDSSPPPSQLSEQHSSKEDKTTNENQNKAPVATHTRTIGIIHPPPDIRNIVDKTAQFVAKNGPEFEKRIIANNANNAKFNFLNPSDPYHAYYQHHLSEFRAQNQSSAQQPPSQPADSDATESTQSAPASDGTDAAPKPDPTAQFRPPPRKVLDPPEAEQYTIRLPEGITGEELDIIKLTAQFVARNGQAFLTGLTNREMNNPQFHFLKPTHSMFTFFTGLADAYSKVLMPPKGLTEKLTKSVADMTTVLERCLHRLEWEHSQEQARQKAEDEIEQERIQMAMIDWHDFVVVETIDFADDEDEDLPPPMTLEEVIRRSKVSSMVEDEVIEPGKEVEMEMDEEEVQLVEEGMRAASLEENDSEKKFAKANEEPEEPMRIVKNWKRPEERIPAERDPTKVVVSPITGELIPINEMSEHMRISLIDPKYKEQKERMFAKIRETTLAQDDEISRNIVGLARTRPDIFGTTEEEVSNAVKAEIEKKKDEQPKQVIWDGHSGSIGRTANQAMSQNIIGEDQSEAGNDDARGLPGPAAPPPRPGVPSVRPLPPPPGLALNLPRMPPNTIQYSAPTSGAFPVPPPRPPGMPMVPSIRPMQAPMPVAPGQQPIMMNRQLTMPPSISGNPPSMPVPPPPGSQFTPIPRPFAPLPVPPTAIGMMPPPPPLPQGMPPPPPPDDAPPPLPDEPEPKRQKLDSMLIPEDQFLAQHPGPVRITISVPNVDEGNLKGQVLEITMQSLSETVGSLKEKIAGEIQLPANKQKLSGKAGFLKDNMSLAYYNIGAGEALSLSLRERGGRKR